GGGAACCTGTGGAATTGCGGCAGGTGCTAAAGACACTTTGAGAGCCATTGTTGATTCTCTTGACGAAAAGGGCATTGAAGATGTGGCCGTAGTTCAATCGGGTTGCTTCGGTCTGTGCGATGTAGAGCCTACCATCGAAGTTCATCTGGAAGGGGCCGATCCGATAATCTATGGACACGTAACCCCTGCGCAGGCGAAGAGAATAATCGATCAGCACATTGTCGAGGGGAAAGTAGTTGGAGATCTCATTGTCAAAAAGGGAGAACTATAACGAAGAGGTGATTAGCGGTGCCCGCTGTTGAAAATACGGTGCTTATCTGTGCCGGTGGAGCCTGTATATCGGCAGGTGAGAAAAGTGTCAAAGAAGTTTTCGAGGATACATTAAAAAAGTATTCTCTGGAGACGGTTGTAAGGGTTGTAGAAACTGGCTGTATGGGGGCGTGCGATCTTGGACCGATCCTGGTAATTTATCCCGAGGGGGTTTTCTATCAGAAGGTCAACGCCGAAAATGCAGCCCAAATAGTTGAAGAGCATATACTGAAAGGGAGAGTTGTGGAAAAGCTTCTCTATAAAGGCGATACGGGCGAACTCAAGACAAAACCCCAGGAAGAACTTCCCTTCTTTACCGAACAGGTTAAGATAGCTACAAGAAATCTCGGTGTGATAGACCCTCTATCCATCGATGAGTACATCGCAAGGGACGGTTACTTCGCCCTTCATAAAGTTCTTTTCGAAATGGGACCTGATAAAGTAATTGAAACGTTAAAGAAGAGCGAATTGAAAGGCAGGGGCGGTGCCGGTTTTCCGACGTGGATGAAATGGGATTTCGCCAAAAAGGCCCAGGGTAATCCAAAGTACATAATCTGTAAC
This portion of the Mesotoga infera genome encodes:
- a CDS encoding (2Fe-2S) ferredoxin domain-containing protein, with the protein product MAKIKSLEELMKIKENAMKGLKMRDSGKKGKIIVAMGTCGIAAGAKDTLRAIVDSLDEKGIEDVAVVQSGCFGLCDVEPTIEVHLEGADPIIYGHVTPAQAKRIIDQHIVEGKVVGDLIVKKGEL